CATGCCGCCGTCGCGAACCACGATGTTGGTGCCGCCCAGCACCATCACGGGCACTCGGGCGGCGCGGGCAGCCAGCAACGCCTCCCGCAGATCGGCCTCGTCAGCGGGAATCACCAGCGCATCGGCGGGGCCGCCGATTTTCATCGAGGTGAACCGCGCCAAAGGCTCGTCGTACCGCACCTCCCCCCTGATGTCCTTCAAACTCGCACGGAGGTCAGAACGTGTCGTCAATGCTGTTCGTTCGGTCATCGATTCCCGTCCAGGGAGCCTAACACCTGAGCCTGTTCAGGACCGGTCAGATGCAAGGCGCCGCGAGACCCAGAGCGCAGCGTACTGGGTTGTACGTGAGGCGAGTGGCGCCACGAAGAAGTGGCGCCAAGCCACGAGCGCCGCCGAGACGGTGAGGCGGCCGTGCAACCTAAAGAGCGGCAACGCCGCAGATGACCGGTGCTGCGCCACCTGTAAGGTCCCTTCGGACCGATTACCAGTCGCGCCCTTGGCGCGTCCAGGTTCATGGACAGGCTCATCCCCGCTCCAAGTACGCGGGCCCCACCTTCCACACGTCGCCCGCACCAAGCGTGATTACCATGTCGCCGGGTCGCACGATCTGGACCAGTCGGTCCACCGCCGCGTCGCGGTTCTCGATCCACGTGGCGTCGCGGTGCCCGTGCTCGCGGATCCCCGCCACCAGCGCCTGCGCGGTGACCCCCTCGATCGGTGGCTCACCCGCCGGATAGATATCCAGGACCAGCACCACGTCGGCCTGGTAGAAGGCCGTACAAAATTCCGCGAAGAGATCCCGGGTCCTGGTATACCGATGAGGCTGGAACACCACCACCACCCGTCGCCCCCACCCGTCTTTCGCCGCGGCCAGGGTGGCCCGGATCTCGGTCGGGTGGTGCCCGTAGTCGTCGACCACGAGGATGCCCCGCCGCTCGCCCCGGATCTGAAAACGCCGTTCGACCCCCGTAAACTGCGCCAGCCCTTCGCGGATCGCCGACACGGGCACGTCCAGCTCCAGGCCCACCAGGATCGCGGCCATGGCGTTGGACACGTTGTGGGCTCCGGGGACGGTCAATGTGAAGCGGCCCAGTTCGGTCGCGCCCAGGCGTGCCTCGAATTCAGAGCCCTTGGCGCTCAGGCGCAGCGACGTCACGGTCAGATCCGCCTGGGTGGTCCGACCGTAGGTGCGCACGCGCTTCTCCACCTTGGGGATCAAGGCCTGGAGGTGCGGTTCATCCAGACAGAGCACCGCGGCTCCGTAGAACGGCACCTTGTTGATGAAGTCGAGGAACGCGCGTTTGATCGCCTCGAGGTCGTGATAGTGATCCAGATGTTCGCGGTCGATGTTGGTGACCACGGCGATCGTGGGCGAGAGCTTGAGGAACGACCCGTCGCTCTCGTCGGCTTCCGCCACCAGAAACTCTCCCTGCCCCAGTTTGGCCGGTCCTCCGAACCGATTCAGCTTGCCCCCGATCACCGCGGTGGGATCCAATCCGCCGTGCGCGAGCACCGTGGCGATCATCGACGTGGTGGTGGTTTTGCCGTGCGCGCCGGCGACAGCAATCCCGTATTTGAGCCGCATGAGCTCGGCCAGCATCTCGGCGCGAGGGATCACCGGGATCATCCGCTCGCGAGCCGCGATCACTTCGACGTTGCTCGACGAGACCGCGGACGATACCACCACTACTTGCGCGCCCTCGACCTGGTCGGCGCGATGGCCGATGTACACCGTCCCGCCCAAACCCTCCAGCCGGCGGGTCGCCTCGGACACGGCCAGGTCCGACCCCGTCACGCGATACCCCAGTGTCAGCAAGACCTCCGCGATCCCGCTCATCCCCGATCCGCCGATGCCCACGAAGTGTAGGCGTTGGATCTTCTTATACACCGGCGTCCCTCACCCCTCGACCAGCGCGAGACACCGACGCGCGATCTGTTCGCCGGCATCGGGGCGGCCCAGGCTGCGGCTCGCCGCCGCCATTCGTGTCAGGCGCGGCCGGTCGCCGAGCAACCCCGCGACCATCTCTCCCAGCCGCTCCCCGCTCAGATCGCGCTCCAAAATCACCTGCGCGGCGCCGGCCGCCTCCAGCGCGCGGGCGTTGTGCTCCTGATGGCCGTGCGCGGCGTGTGGATACGGGATGAGCACCGCGGGACGGCCGCACGCGGTGAGTTCCGCCACGGTGGTGGCCCCAGCGCGCGAGACCACCAGCGCCGCGCCTGCGTACGCCGCTCCCATGTCGTCCAAATACGGCTCCACCTTTGCCGTCACGCCCGCGGCCGCGTACGCGCGTTGCGTGGCGGCGTGATCCGCGGGTCCGGTTTGATGGACGATCGACAGCCCTCGGATCGCCGCGAGCCGCCCCAGCGCGCCCGTGACCGCGCGGTTGATGGCCACGGCCCCTTGGCTGCCGCCGAAGACGAGCAGGGCCGGGGCATCGGGCGGTAAGGTGCGCCCCGCCGTCACGACCGTCCGGCGGACCGGGTTGCCCAACACCTCCACCCGACCTCGACACGCAGCCCGCGATTCCTCGAACGCGGCCACCACCACATCGGCCAACGGCGCCAGGAGCCGGTTCGTCAGACCCGGCAGCACGTTCTGCTCCAGCAGCACGATGGCCCGGCGCATCAGGAGGGCCGCCACAATCGTGGGGGCCGCGGCGTATCCGCCGACCCCCACCACCAGATCCGGTCGAAACCGCCTGAGCACGGCCCACGCCTGCGCGAACGCGACCGGTAGTCGCACCAGCGTGGCCGCGGCGCGCCAGACGCCGCGCCCCACGATCCCGCGGACCCGGATCGTGGCGAGTTCAAACCCTTCGCGAGGCACCACGCGCGCCTCCAGCCCCCGCTCGGTCCCGACGAACAACACCGAGGAACCCGGCCGCAACCGAACGAACTCGTGCGCCAACGCGATCCCAGGGTACAAATGGCCGCCGGTACCGCCGCCCGCGATCACGATCCGCATCCCCACCCCACGCCGCGTTGCCGCGAAATATTGAACAGGATGCCGACCGCCAACAGATTGGCCACCAACGACGACCCGCCGTAGCTCACCAACGGCAACGGCAGTCCCTTGGTGGGTAACACGCCGGTCGCGACCCCGATGTTGAGCGCAGCCGCCAGTCCGATCGCGATCGACAGACCGAACGCGAGCAAGCGCCCGAACGGATCCGCGGTGGCCAGCGCCACCCGCCAGCCACGCCACAGCAGCGCGGCGAACAGCGCCAGGATCGCCAGCGTCCCCCACAACCCCAATTCCTCCCCCACCACCGAGTAGATGAAATCGGTATGCGGTTCGGGGAGGAAGAACAGCTTTTGCCGCCCCTCGCCGAGCCCGACCCCGGCCGCCCCGCCCCCGCCGATCGCCAATAAGGACTGAATGACCTGGAACCCCGAGTCGGTGGGGTCGCTCCAGGGATCCAGGAACGCGAACCATCGCCGCCTGCGATAAGCCGTCCCCATCACCGCGTAGGCCACGAGCGGGACTGCGCAGAGCGCCAACGCCCCCAGGTGCGTCAACCGGGCGCCGCCAAGGACGCACAACAGCCCGGCCACGGTCGCGAGCACCACGGCGTTGCCCAAGTCCGGCTCCGCCGCGATCAGGCCCACCCCCACCCCCACCACCGCAAGCCCTGGGGCCAAGGTCTTGAACGATCGCAACGCCTCGCCGCGTTTGGCCAACACGTGCGCCAGGTAGACGATGAACACCACGCGCGCGAACTCAGAGGGTTGGATCGTGAATCCACCCGCGCGAAGCCAGCGGCGCGAGCCGTTCACCGTCCAGCCGGCCACAAGCACCACGGCCAAGATCGCGATCGTCCCCAAGGTCAGGGGCACCACGAAGCGCCGCCACCAGTGGTAATCGATCACGGCACCCGCGCCAAACGCCGCGACCCCCACGGCGGCCCACATCGCTTGGCGGGAGATGAAATGGGTCGCGTCGCCGTACCGCGTGGTGGCCAGAGCCGAACTGGCGCTGTAGACCATGACCAGCCCGATGACGACCAGCACGCCGGACACCAACACGATCAGGCCGTCGCCGCGCCCCCACATGTCGGGCTCCAGGCGCGCGCTCAGCCACGCCTTGGGGGTACGCGGAGCGGTCCGGCGCCTCATAATGCGTTGACCAACGCTTTGAAGCGTCGGCCCCGCTCTTCGAAATCGCGAAAGAGATCGAAACTTGCGCACGCCGGCGACAACAGGACCACGTCGCCAGGCACTGCGCTCTCGGAGGCGATCCGCACCGCCTCCTCCAGTCCGTCCGCTTCGGCCACGGTGGTGATCCCTTCAAACGCCTGCCGGAGCTGCGGCCGCGCCTCCCCGATCAGCACCGCTTTCTTGACCCGCCGCGCCACCAGCGGTCGCAGCGCGGAAAAGTCCGCCCCCTTGCCCACGCCGCCTGCAATGAGGATGACGGGGCGGCGAAAGCTCTCCAGCGACTTCTGCGCCGCGCCGACGTTCGTGCCTTTGGAATCATTGATATACGTCACGCCCCGCAGTTCCCTCACGAACTCCGAGCGATGTTCCAGCCCGCGAAACTCCGCCAGGACGTTCCCGACCACCGCCGCGTCGATCCCGCGAAGCAACGCGACCGCGGCGGCGGCCATGGCGTTCTCGACGTTGTGCACGCCCGCGATGCGCAGACGATCCAGCGCCAGGACCAGCCCGCGTCGCCCGCCCACCCGGTACACGATGTTGCCGCCATCGACCCACACTCCGTCGCCGGGCGGCTCGGCCAGCCGCGAAAACAGCACCCGCCGAGCGGCGATCTTCCCGGTCAACGCCGGGTCGCGGCACACCGGGTCATCGGCGTTCAGAACGGCCGCATCCTCTGCGCGCTGGCGCTCAAAGATGCGCCCTTTCGCCCTGGCATACGCCTCGAAATTCGGATACCGGTCGAGGTGGTCCGGCGTGACGTTCAGCAACGCCGCCACCGCGGGACGGAACGTCACCACGGTTTCCAACTGAAAGCTGGAAACCTCGAGCACGACCTCACCCCACGCCGAGCCGGGTTGGACCGCCTCCGAGAGGGGCACGCCGATGTTCCCGCCCACGAAGGTTCGCCGACCCGCGCCCTGGCACATCTCCCCGGTCAGCGCCGTGGTGGTGCTCTTGCCGTTGCTGCCGGTGATCGCGACGATCGGGGCCGACACGAATCGGGAGGCGAGCTCCAGCTCGCTCCAGATCGGAATGCCTCTCGCCTGAGCGGCCTGAAGCGGCGGGCTGGTCAGCGGCACGCCGGGGCTCAGCACGATCAACTCCGCGTCGCGAAACGCCTCATCCGGATGCGCCCCCAGGAACCAACGGATCTCCCCCGACTCGAACCGCGCCGTCCACGGGGCCAGTTCCGCGGCCGGGCGGCTGTCCGTGACCGACACCGCCGCCCGCTCGCGCAGCAACAACTGGGCCGCCGCGGCGCCGCTGCGCGCCAGCCCCACCACCGTCACCCGTTTG
The DNA window shown above is from Nitrospirota bacterium and carries:
- the ftsW gene encoding putative lipid II flippase FtsW, with the protein product MRRRTAPRTPKAWLSARLEPDMWGRGDGLIVLVSGVLVVIGLVMVYSASSALATTRYGDATHFISRQAMWAAVGVAAFGAGAVIDYHWWRRFVVPLTLGTIAILAVVLVAGWTVNGSRRWLRAGGFTIQPSEFARVVFIVYLAHVLAKRGEALRSFKTLAPGLAVVGVGVGLIAAEPDLGNAVVLATVAGLLCVLGGARLTHLGALALCAVPLVAYAVMGTAYRRRRWFAFLDPWSDPTDSGFQVIQSLLAIGGGGAAGVGLGEGRQKLFFLPEPHTDFIYSVVGEELGLWGTLAILALFAALLWRGWRVALATADPFGRLLAFGLSIAIGLAAALNIGVATGVLPTKGLPLPLVSYGGSSLVANLLAVGILFNISRQRGVGWGCGS
- the murG gene encoding undecaprenyldiphospho-muramoylpentapeptide beta-N-acetylglucosaminyltransferase → MRIVIAGGGTGGHLYPGIALAHEFVRLRPGSSVLFVGTERGLEARVVPREGFELATIRVRGIVGRGVWRAAATLVRLPVAFAQAWAVLRRFRPDLVVGVGGYAAAPTIVAALLMRRAIVLLEQNVLPGLTNRLLAPLADVVVAAFEESRAACRGRVEVLGNPVRRTVVTAGRTLPPDAPALLVFGGSQGAVAINRAVTGALGRLAAIRGLSIVHQTGPADHAATQRAYAAAGVTAKVEPYLDDMGAAYAGAALVVSRAGATTVAELTACGRPAVLIPYPHAAHGHQEHNARALEAAGAAQVILERDLSGERLGEMVAGLLGDRPRLTRMAAASRSLGRPDAGEQIARRCLALVEG
- the murC gene encoding UDP-N-acetylmuramate--L-alanine ligase; amino-acid sequence: MYKKIQRLHFVGIGGSGMSGIAEVLLTLGYRVTGSDLAVSEATRRLEGLGGTVYIGHRADQVEGAQVVVVSSAVSSSNVEVIAARERMIPVIPRAEMLAELMRLKYGIAVAGAHGKTTTTSMIATVLAHGGLDPTAVIGGKLNRFGGPAKLGQGEFLVAEADESDGSFLKLSPTIAVVTNIDREHLDHYHDLEAIKRAFLDFINKVPFYGAAVLCLDEPHLQALIPKVEKRVRTYGRTTQADLTVTSLRLSAKGSEFEARLGATELGRFTLTVPGAHNVSNAMAAILVGLELDVPVSAIREGLAQFTGVERRFQIRGERRGILVVDDYGHHPTEIRATLAAAKDGWGRRVVVVFQPHRYTRTRDLFAEFCTAFYQADVVLVLDIYPAGEPPIEGVTAQALVAGIREHGHRDATWIENRDAAVDRLVQIVRPGDMVITLGAGDVWKVGPAYLERG
- the murD gene encoding UDP-N-acetylmuramoyl-L-alanine--D-glutamate ligase, whose protein sequence is MDLKGKRVTVVGLARSGAAAAQLLLRERAAVSVTDSRPAAELAPWTARFESGEIRWFLGAHPDEAFRDAELIVLSPGVPLTSPPLQAAQARGIPIWSELELASRFVSAPIVAITGSNGKSTTTALTGEMCQGAGRRTFVGGNIGVPLSEAVQPGSAWGEVVLEVSSFQLETVVTFRPAVAALLNVTPDHLDRYPNFEAYARAKGRIFERQRAEDAAVLNADDPVCRDPALTGKIAARRVLFSRLAEPPGDGVWVDGGNIVYRVGGRRGLVLALDRLRIAGVHNVENAMAAAAVALLRGIDAAVVGNVLAEFRGLEHRSEFVRELRGVTYINDSKGTNVGAAQKSLESFRRPVILIAGGVGKGADFSALRPLVARRVKKAVLIGEARPQLRQAFEGITTVAEADGLEEAVRIASESAVPGDVVLLSPACASFDLFRDFEERGRRFKALVNAL